The Paenarthrobacter aurescens region CCGCGATGCCACGGGCGCCCGCGCAGGGACCACGCTCTCCGGAGTTGTTGTGGTGGAACAAATGGGCTTGCCGTACTGGCTGGTCATGAATATCGGCGATTCCAGGACGTACCGTCTTAGCCAAGGCGAGTTCGCGCAGGTCAGCGTGGATCATTCCGAGGTGCAGGAACTGGTGGATTCCGGGGATATCACCGCCGAGCAGGCAACGGTCCACCCCCGCCGCCACGTGGTGACCCGTGCCCTGGGTACCGGAGATGAGACCGAGGCCGATTTCTGGCTGCTTCCCATCCAGGAAGGCGACCGGATCATGATCTGCTCGGATGGTCTCAACGGTGAACTGGGCGATGACCACATGTTCCGCATCCTGAGCACGGTTGCCCATCCGCAGGATGCCGTGGATGCACTGATTCAGGCTGCTTTGCGGAGCGGCGGCAGGGACAACGTCACGGTCATTGTGGTGGACGCCAAGAACGTATTGAACGACGCCGGCATCGCCATCACTGCGCCGCGACCCGAGGCTGCTTCCGAGGTTGAGGAAGACACCCTTCCCCGTGCCTGGGTGAACGGCACCGACGAGGTTTCCGGGGCTGATCGGGAGGAAGGCGCCGATGGCAAGCAGTAACCGCCTTTCGCTGACCCGCTACCAGCAGGGTGAGTGGTTCGGTGTTGTGCGGAACGGAACCGTGGTGCTTCTTGGCCCCGACACTCCGCACGCATTGATCGATACCGTTTGGGAGCTGTTGGCATCGGCACCTGAGGCGCACGAAGTTCTCCACGAGGT contains the following coding sequences:
- a CDS encoding PP2C family serine/threonine-protein phosphatase; the protein is MNSQPATPADAEAGPAAGGSAFRLSYGYGTDRGLRRELNEDSFIASDPVFAVADGMGGHEAGEIASGMCVRALGSAPELATGVRTATAADLQSCLLKADAAIRDATGARAGTTLSGVVVVEQMGLPYWLVMNIGDSRTYRLSQGEFAQVSVDHSEVQELVDSGDITAEQATVHPRRHVVTRALGTGDETEADFWLLPIQEGDRIMICSDGLNGELGDDHMFRILSTVAHPQDAVDALIQAALRSGGRDNVTVIVVDAKNVLNDAGIAITAPRPEAASEVEEDTLPRAWVNGTDEVSGADREEGADGKQ